The DNA region CTTTCGTTTCTTTGCCCAGTTTTTTGAAAACCATGGGATGCTAAATGTAAACGATAGGCCACAATGGAGGGTTGTCAAAGGTGGCTCCAAGCAGTACACCCTGAAACTTATCGAGCCATTTAAAAATAATATCCGTATTAATTGCCTGGTCGATAAAATAATACGAAAAGACGATGGTGTCGAGGTTGTTTTTAACAAGCAACAAAATGAATTGTACGATCGGGTCATCATCGCAACGCATAGCGACCAGGCTTTAAAAATGATTGAAAACCCAAGTCATGGAGAAAGAGAAATATTGAGTGCTATCCCCTACCAAACTAATGTTGCCCATTTGCACTGGGATTGTTCTGTTCTCCCAAAACATAAGAATGCTTGGGCGAGCTGGAATTACTTCAAACCAAATAAACTGAAGGATGAAACAACGGTTACTTATTATATGAACATGTTACAAAACCTAGATATGCCAAGGAATGTTTGTGTTTCATTGAATATGGAGGAGCACATTGACCCTAAAAAGATTTATAACAAAATTATATACCAGCACCCTGTCTTTACATCAGAGGCAATCCTGGCACAGAAAAGACACAAGGAAATAGATGGGGTAAATAAAATTCATTTTTGCGGGGCCTATTGGGGGTCCGGTTTTCATGAGGATGGCCTTAATAGTGCCTTGTCGGTTTGCAAATCTTTTGGACGATCTCTTTAAAATGAACAGCGCTCTGTATGAGGGAAATGTTACTCATATTAGATACTTGCCGATCAAAACAAGATTTGATTACTCTTTATTTATGTTGTTTTTAGATTTGCAGGAACTTCCTCACCTGTTTGAGTCATTTTGGTTTTGGTCCACACGAAAATGGAATATTGCCTATTTTAGGCGTAGTGATCACATGGGAGATCCTAGTGAATCACTTTCAGATTCAGTACGAAATTGGGTTTTTACAAAAACTGGAAAAAGACCTGAGGGCCGCATTTTTTTAATGACCCATCTATGTTATTTCGGGTATCGATTCAATCCTGTCAGCTTTTATTATTGCTTTGATTCATCGGAAAGTAATGTGCAAACAATTATTGCAGAAATCAATAATACTCCATGGGGAGAGCAATTTTGTTATTTATTAGATTGCAGCAAGTCAATTGAAAAGGAGGGAATGCATAAATTTTTCTTTAAAAAGGAATTTCATATCTCACCGTTTATGGATATGGATTTTGATTATGAGTGGAATTTTTCAGAACCCATAGAACATCTAAAAGTATCCATGAGTAATATAAAAGAAGGAGAAAAAATATTTGAAGCTAACTTGTTAATGAGAAAAAAGCCTATAAATAGTAAATCCTTAACAAGAGCCTTGTTGAAATATCCCTTGATAACCTGGAAGGTAAAGGCTGCGATATATTATCAAGCCTTTAAATTATGGTACACAAAATGCCCTTTCTATCCTCATCCAAAAAATAAAATGAGCTGTTAAATATGCAAATAAATGATTTGATTGATACCAAACCAATAGAATTTTCCGAAAAACCTCTAATCCTTGACAAGGTGGCACGAAAAATAATTTTAAGTCATTTTAAGGGAATAAAAGAAGGTGAAATAACTTTAATTGAAAACTCGGAACATATCATCTTTGGTCATACAACACCAAACTTTCCCGTTAAAGCAAAAATTATAGTCCAAAACTCAAAGATGTATTTAGATATTGTTTCAAAGGGCCTAAATGGTTCTGCGGACGCATTTATAAAAGGATGGTGGACTTGTGAAAACCTGACCGATTTGGTGAGAATTTTCACGCGAAACCGTGATGCTGCCAATCAATTCGAAAGTGGTATTGCGAATTTAGCGATATGGGTTATGAAACTAAGCCATTCCTGCAGAAGAAATAATTTAAAAGAAAGTCTGCGGAATATTCATGCGCATTATGATTTAGGGAATGATTTTTTTTCGACATTCTTGGACGACACAAGAATGTATTCCTGCGCTATTTTCAGTAAGCCCGAGAACTCATTGTATGAAGCTTCGATAACTAAACTTGATCGTATTTGCAAAAAATTGAATTTGTCATCGACTGATCATTTACTGGAAATAGGTACTGGCTGGGGTGGGTTTGCCCTTCATGCTGCCAAAAATTATGGTTGTCGCATTACCAGCACAACCATATCCCAAGAGCAGTTTATATTTGCAGTAAATTTAGTAAAAAAAAATGGATTACAGGACCAAGTCACTATTAT from Nitrospinota bacterium includes:
- a CDS encoding NAD(P)-binding protein; amino-acid sequence: MKIAIIGTGISGLTSAYLLSKEHSIHVYEANDYIGGHVHTLAVHINGTSHEIDTGFIVFNDRTYPNFNKLLNQINVLSQPTSMSFSVKCERTGLEYNGTSINGLFAQRLNLLKPSFILMVKDILRFNRDAKEFLKDSVEEITFGEFLNRGRYSNSLKNDYALPMASAIWSAKSKVIESSNFRFFAQFFENHGMLNVNDRPQWRVVKGGSKQYTLKLIEPFKNNIRINCLVDKIIRKDDGVEVVFNKQQNELYDRVIIATHSDQALKMIENPSHGEREILSAIPYQTNVAHLHWDCSVLPKHKNAWASWNYFKPNKLKDETTVTYYMNMLQNLDMPRNVCVSLNMEEHIDPKKIYNKIIYQHPVFTSEAILAQKRHKEIDGVNKIHFCGAYWGSGFHEDGLNSALSVCKSFGRSL
- a CDS encoding DUF1365 domain-containing protein, whose protein sequence is MNSALYEGNVTHIRYLPIKTRFDYSLFMLFLDLQELPHLFESFWFWSTRKWNIAYFRRSDHMGDPSESLSDSVRNWVFTKTGKRPEGRIFLMTHLCYFGYRFNPVSFYYCFDSSESNVQTIIAEINNTPWGEQFCYLLDCSKSIEKEGMHKFFFKKEFHISPFMDMDFDYEWNFSEPIEHLKVSMSNIKEGEKIFEANLLMRKKPINSKSLTRALLKYPLITWKVKAAIYYQAFKLWYTKCPFYPHPKNKMSC
- a CDS encoding class I SAM-dependent methyltransferase, which codes for MQINDLIDTKPIEFSEKPLILDKVARKIILSHFKGIKEGEITLIENSEHIIFGHTTPNFPVKAKIIVQNSKMYLDIVSKGLNGSADAFIKGWWTCENLTDLVRIFTRNRDAANQFESGIANLAIWVMKLSHSCRRNNLKESLRNIHAHYDLGNDFFSTFLDDTRMYSCAIFSKPENSLYEASITKLDRICKKLNLSSTDHLLEIGTGWGGFALHAAKNYGCRITSTTISQEQFIFAVNLVKKNGLQDQVTIIKKDFRELEGQFDKLVSIEMIEAIGHKLYKTFFRKCSQLLKPEGLLVIQAITIADNLFEESKDFIDFIKQYIFPGSCIPSISALCSAATSSDIKLFHLEDITPHYARTLKEWRTNFLQNKSRVKDLGFTNAFIRMWLFYLCYCEGGFMERQIGNVQMVFTKPLCRRDPILPPLEAVNPN